A DNA window from Streptomyces bacillaris contains the following coding sequences:
- a CDS encoding GlxA family transcriptional regulator, which produces MATGSEKQEQRGQSTQPDRAVHRVVTLVRPGLLPMELGIVHRLFGTALDATGRPLYSVVTCAVEPGEIPTDADFTVNVRHGPEALESADTVLVPAAVEDYGPQERGRVPEPVRRALARIPAEARVASICTGTFVLAAAGLLAGRRATTHWKSCDELRTLYPEVDVDPDVLYTDDRNVLTSAGVAAGIDLCLHMIRSDHGSEIANTVARRTVVPPHRDGGQAQYIEQPVPEPGASPTAAARTYALRHLGEPLTLEDLAREAAVSVRTLSRRFLQETGQTPMRWLAAQRLHHARHLLERTDQPVDRIAAAAGFGTGTAMRLHFREALGVSPRAYRTTFRGAGEETGTG; this is translated from the coding sequence ATGGCGACAGGGAGCGAAAAGCAGGAGCAACGGGGGCAGAGCACGCAACCCGACCGGGCGGTGCACCGGGTGGTCACGCTGGTACGTCCGGGGCTGCTGCCGATGGAGCTGGGCATCGTCCACCGGCTCTTCGGCACGGCCCTCGACGCCACCGGCCGCCCGCTGTACTCGGTGGTGACCTGTGCCGTCGAACCCGGCGAGATCCCCACGGACGCGGACTTCACCGTGAACGTGCGCCACGGCCCCGAGGCGCTGGAGAGCGCCGACACCGTGCTCGTACCGGCGGCGGTGGAGGACTACGGCCCGCAGGAGCGCGGCCGGGTCCCGGAGCCGGTGCGCCGGGCGCTCGCCCGGATCCCGGCGGAGGCCCGGGTGGCGTCGATCTGCACGGGCACGTTCGTCCTGGCGGCGGCCGGGCTGCTGGCGGGGCGGCGGGCGACGACGCACTGGAAGTCCTGCGACGAGCTGCGCACGCTCTACCCGGAGGTCGACGTCGACCCGGACGTCCTCTACACGGACGACCGGAACGTCCTCACCTCGGCGGGCGTCGCCGCCGGGATCGACCTCTGTCTGCACATGATCCGCAGCGACCACGGCAGCGAGATCGCCAACACCGTCGCCCGGCGCACCGTCGTCCCCCCGCACCGGGACGGCGGCCAGGCCCAGTACATCGAGCAGCCCGTCCCCGAACCGGGCGCCAGCCCCACGGCCGCCGCCCGCACCTACGCCCTGCGCCACCTGGGCGAGCCGCTGACGCTGGAGGACCTGGCCCGGGAGGCGGCGGTCAGCGTACGGACGCTGAGCCGCCGCTTCCTCCAGGAGACCGGCCAGACCCCGATGCGCTGGCTGGCCGCCCAGCGGCTGCACCACGCCCGGCACCTCCTGGAGCGGACGGACCAGCCGGTGGACCGGATCGCCGCGGCGGCCGGCTTCGGTACGGGCACGGCGATGCGCCTCCACTTCCGCGAGGCCCTCGGGGTCTCGCCGCGCGCGTACCGCACCACCTTCCGCGGGGCCGGGGAGGAGACCGGAACGGGGTGA
- a CDS encoding MFS transporter, with translation MDEETTGNTEAPRPRGIHRAWWVAGAAALAIVVAGAFSTMPGILMNPLQQEFHWSRGTIGVASAVNMVLYGLTAPFAAALMDRFGIRRVVVAALSTVAAGSLLTTVMTAPWQFTLFWGFLVGLGTGSMAMAFGATVTNRWFTTRRGLVTGILSSGSVFGQMVFLPALAWTIDHYDWRPALVTLALVALAVAPVIWLVLRDHPADIGRNPYGSTEFVPKPPPVGGVARRTLAVLRDAARTKPFWLLAGAFAICGATTNGIMWTHFTPAAHDHGMAITTASTLLALIGVFNVFGTIASGWLTDRKDARRLLAVYFALRGVLLVLLPLMMAATVNPAMMVFVVAFGLLDLATVPPVIALCRTFYGDDSAIVFGWVNAAHQVGAALAAFLGGAARDAFGSYDPVWLLLGAACALAALVSLTIRRGSAHRYPYRSPSGTPDQDQDQDQAHAQVPSGKRQP, from the coding sequence ATGGACGAAGAAACGACCGGAAACACCGAGGCGCCCCGGCCCCGGGGGATCCACCGCGCGTGGTGGGTCGCCGGTGCCGCCGCGCTCGCCATCGTCGTCGCGGGCGCCTTCTCCACGATGCCCGGCATCCTCATGAACCCGCTCCAGCAGGAGTTCCACTGGTCGCGCGGGACGATCGGGGTCGCCTCGGCGGTGAACATGGTCCTGTACGGGCTGACCGCACCGTTCGCTGCCGCCCTGATGGACCGCTTCGGCATCCGCCGGGTGGTCGTCGCCGCCCTCAGCACCGTCGCCGCCGGATCGCTCCTCACCACCGTGATGACCGCGCCCTGGCAGTTCACCCTCTTCTGGGGCTTCCTCGTCGGCCTGGGCACCGGCTCCATGGCCATGGCTTTCGGCGCCACGGTCACCAACCGCTGGTTCACCACCCGGCGCGGCCTGGTCACCGGGATCCTCTCCTCCGGCAGCGTCTTCGGGCAGATGGTGTTCCTGCCCGCGCTCGCCTGGACCATCGACCACTACGACTGGCGGCCGGCCCTCGTCACCCTCGCGCTCGTCGCGCTGGCCGTCGCGCCCGTCATCTGGCTGGTGCTGCGCGACCACCCGGCCGACATCGGCCGGAACCCGTACGGCAGCACGGAGTTCGTCCCCAAGCCGCCGCCCGTCGGCGGGGTCGCCCGCCGCACCCTCGCCGTGCTGCGCGACGCGGCCCGCACCAAGCCGTTCTGGCTGCTCGCGGGGGCCTTCGCGATCTGCGGGGCCACCACCAACGGCATCATGTGGACGCACTTCACCCCGGCCGCCCACGACCACGGCATGGCCATCACCACCGCGTCGACCCTGCTGGCCCTCATCGGCGTCTTCAACGTCTTCGGCACCATTGCCTCCGGCTGGCTCACCGACCGCAAGGACGCCCGCAGGCTGCTCGCCGTCTACTTCGCCCTGCGCGGGGTGCTGCTGGTGCTGCTCCCGCTGATGATGGCCGCCACGGTCAACCCGGCGATGATGGTCTTCGTGGTCGCCTTCGGCCTTCTCGACCTGGCCACCGTCCCGCCGGTCATCGCGCTCTGCCGCACGTTCTACGGGGACGACAGCGCCATCGTCTTCGGCTGGGTCAACGCGGCCCACCAGGTCGGCGCGGCCCTGGCCGCCTTCCTCGGCGGCGCGGCCCGGGACGCCTTCGGCAGCTACGACCCGGTCTGGCTGCTGCTCGGCGCCGCCTGCGCGCTGGCGGCCCTGGTCTCGCTGACCATCCGCCGCGGCTCCGCCCACCGCTATCCGTACCGCTCCCCGTCCGGCACCCCGGACCAGGACCAGGACCAGGACCAGGCCCACGCGCAGGTGCCTTCCGGCAAGCGTCAGCCGTGA
- a CDS encoding cytochrome P450, which produces MRDDEPLIWHEATNSYIVSRYEDVERVFKDKKGEFSTENYDWQIEPVHGRTILQLSGREHAVRRALVAPAFRGSDLRDKFLPVIERNSRELIDRFRTTGSVDLVTDYASRFPVNVIADMLGLDKSDYDRFHGWYTAVIAFLGNLSGDQEVIRAGERTRVEFAEYMLPIIRERREAPGDDLLSVLCTAEVDGVRMSDEDIKAFCSLLLAAGGETTDKAIAAIFANLLRHPDQLAAVRADRELISRAFAETLRYTPPVHMIMRQSTTEVALSGGTVPAGATVTCLIGAANRDGKRYRDPDSFDIFREDLAATNAFSAAADHLAFALGRHFCVGALLAKAEVEIGVGQLLDAMPDIRLADGFDPAEHGVFTRGPQSLPVRFTPISG; this is translated from the coding sequence ATGCGTGATGACGAGCCCCTCATCTGGCACGAAGCCACGAACAGCTACATCGTCTCGCGTTATGAGGACGTCGAGCGGGTCTTCAAGGACAAAAAAGGCGAGTTCAGTACGGAAAACTACGACTGGCAGATCGAGCCGGTGCACGGCCGGACGATTCTCCAGCTCAGCGGGCGCGAGCACGCCGTGCGCCGGGCCCTGGTCGCCCCCGCCTTCCGGGGCAGCGACCTCCGGGACAAATTCTTACCGGTCATCGAGCGCAATTCGCGCGAGCTGATCGACCGATTCCGTACCACCGGGTCCGTCGACCTGGTCACCGACTACGCCAGCCGTTTCCCGGTGAACGTCATCGCGGACATGCTGGGGCTCGACAAGTCCGACTACGACCGGTTCCACGGCTGGTACACCGCCGTCATCGCCTTTCTCGGCAATCTCTCGGGCGACCAGGAAGTCATCCGGGCGGGCGAACGTACGCGGGTGGAGTTCGCCGAGTACATGCTGCCGATCATCCGCGAGCGGCGCGAGGCGCCGGGGGACGACCTGCTGTCGGTCCTCTGCACGGCGGAGGTCGACGGGGTGCGGATGAGCGACGAGGACATCAAGGCGTTCTGCAGCCTGCTGCTGGCGGCCGGGGGCGAGACCACCGACAAGGCCATCGCGGCCATCTTCGCCAACCTGCTCCGCCACCCGGACCAGCTGGCGGCCGTCCGGGCCGACCGCGAGCTGATATCCCGGGCCTTCGCGGAGACCCTGCGCTACACGCCACCGGTCCACATGATCATGCGGCAGTCGACCACCGAGGTCGCCCTCAGCGGCGGCACCGTACCGGCGGGCGCCACGGTCACCTGTCTCATCGGCGCCGCCAACCGGGACGGGAAGCGCTACCGGGACCCCGACTCCTTCGACATCTTCCGCGAGGACCTGGCCGCGACGAACGCCTTCTCGGCGGCGGCCGACCATCTGGCCTTCGCCCTGGGCCGCCACTTCTGCGTCGGCGCCCTGCTGGCCAAGGCCGAGGTCGAGATCGGGGTCGGCCAACTGCTGGACGCCATGCCCGACATCCGCCTGGCCGACGGCTTCGACCCCGCCGAGCACGGGGTCTTCACCCGGGGGCCGCAGAGCCTGCCGGTCCGGTTCACCCCGATCTCCGGCTGA
- a CDS encoding cytochrome P450: MSTSSPAFDPTTAPGCPADRGAVRLSGTSYQQTPTELYRSLRSEHGAVAPVLLDGDIPAWLVLGYAELSYVTEHDELFARDSRRWNQWENIPADWPLLPYVGYQPSVLFTEGDEHRRRAGVITEALETVDQFELARDCRHIADQLISAFAGSGRTELMSQYVHALPMRAVVQLCGMPLSGDDTAQLVDDLRISLDAGEGEDPVAAYGRVGDRLRQLVQERRAAPGPDVASRLVTHPEGLTDEQIVQDLISVIAAAQQPTANWICNTLRLLLTDERFALNVSGGRLSVGEALNEVLWLDTPTQNFIGRWAVRDIQLGGRHIRAGDCLVLGIAAANTDPEIWPESYVGAENAAHLSFSNGEHRCPYPAPLLADVMARTAVETLLERLPDLMLAVEPEALRWRPSVWMRGLSELPVVFSPVTQ, translated from the coding sequence ATGAGCACCTCCAGCCCCGCCTTCGATCCCACCACCGCCCCCGGCTGCCCGGCCGACCGGGGCGCGGTGCGGCTCTCCGGCACCTCCTACCAGCAGACGCCCACCGAGCTGTACCGCTCGCTGCGGTCGGAGCACGGCGCGGTGGCCCCGGTGCTCCTGGACGGGGACATCCCCGCCTGGCTGGTGCTCGGCTACGCGGAGCTGTCCTACGTCACCGAGCACGACGAGCTGTTCGCCCGGGACTCCCGCCGCTGGAACCAGTGGGAGAACATCCCCGCCGACTGGCCGCTGCTCCCCTACGTCGGCTACCAGCCGTCGGTGCTCTTCACCGAGGGCGACGAGCACCGGCGCCGGGCCGGGGTGATCACCGAGGCGCTGGAGACCGTGGACCAGTTCGAGCTGGCCCGCGACTGCCGGCACATCGCCGACCAGCTCATCTCGGCCTTCGCCGGGAGCGGCCGTACCGAGCTGATGAGCCAGTACGTGCACGCGCTGCCGATGCGGGCGGTGGTCCAGCTGTGCGGGATGCCCCTCTCGGGCGACGACACCGCGCAGCTCGTCGACGACCTGCGCATCTCCCTGGACGCCGGTGAGGGCGAGGACCCGGTGGCCGCCTACGGGCGGGTGGGCGACCGGCTGCGGCAGCTGGTCCAGGAGCGGCGCGCGGCTCCCGGCCCCGATGTCGCCTCCCGGCTGGTCACCCACCCGGAGGGGCTGACGGACGAGCAGATCGTCCAGGACCTGATCTCGGTGATCGCCGCCGCCCAGCAGCCCACGGCCAACTGGATCTGCAACACGCTCCGGCTGCTGCTGACGGACGAGCGGTTCGCGCTGAACGTCTCCGGCGGCCGGCTCAGCGTCGGCGAGGCGCTCAACGAGGTGCTGTGGCTGGACACTCCGACGCAGAACTTCATCGGCCGCTGGGCCGTCCGGGACATCCAGCTCGGCGGGCGGCACATCCGGGCCGGTGACTGCCTGGTGCTGGGGATCGCCGCGGCCAACACCGACCCCGAGATCTGGCCGGAGTCGTACGTCGGCGCCGAGAACGCGGCGCACCTGTCCTTCAGCAACGGCGAGCACCGCTGCCCCTACCCGGCGCCGCTGCTGGCGGACGTGATGGCCCGTACGGCGGTGGAGACGCTGCTGGAACGGCTGCCGGACCTGATGCTCGCGGTGGAGCCGGAGGCGCTGCGCTGGCGGCCGTCGGTCTGGATGCGGGGGCTGTCGGAGCTGCCGGTGGTCTTCAGCCCGGTGACGCAGTAG
- a CDS encoding GTP-binding protein, which translates to MDSVGSELPAQRTPLADAAETGLKIVVVGGFGVGKTTLVHSVSEIRPLNTEELMTQAGVGVDETSGVDGKTTTTVAFDFGRISLNERMVLYLFGAPGQKRFWFLWDRLFSGTLGAVVLVDTRRMDDSWYAIDRLEHHGTPFVVAVNRFDHDTTYSLDEIRQALALPPHVPMVDCDARIRTSSKNVLITLVDHLRTMALAREATA; encoded by the coding sequence ATGGACTCCGTAGGCTCTGAACTGCCCGCTCAGCGCACACCGCTGGCGGACGCGGCGGAGACCGGACTGAAAATAGTCGTCGTCGGAGGGTTCGGGGTGGGCAAGACCACCCTCGTCCACTCGGTGAGCGAGATCCGCCCGCTCAACACCGAGGAGCTGATGACGCAGGCGGGCGTCGGGGTCGACGAGACCAGCGGGGTCGACGGGAAGACGACCACCACGGTGGCGTTCGACTTCGGCCGCATCAGCCTCAACGAGCGCATGGTGCTCTACCTCTTCGGCGCCCCGGGCCAGAAGCGGTTCTGGTTCCTGTGGGACCGGCTGTTCTCCGGCACCCTGGGGGCCGTGGTCCTGGTGGACACCCGCCGGATGGACGACTCCTGGTACGCGATCGACCGGCTGGAGCACCACGGGACCCCGTTCGTGGTCGCGGTCAACCGGTTCGACCACGACACCACGTACTCCCTCGACGAGATCCGTCAGGCCCTGGCCCTGCCCCCGCACGTCCCCATGGTCGACTGCGACGCCCGGATCCGGACGTCCAGCAAGAACGTGCTGATCACCCTCGTCGACCACCTGCGCACCATGGCCCTCGCCCGGGAGGCGACCGCATGA
- a CDS encoding DUF742 domain-containing protein, translating into MTLRPVDTGSPDRLYTVTGGRSRAVDSFDLVTLVVAESRPTTGMQSEHVRILELCRHPTAVVEIAAELSLPVTVVRILLDDLHTAGRITARHPRTAAAAALPDSELLMEVLHGLRRL; encoded by the coding sequence ATGACCCTCCGGCCCGTCGACACCGGGTCCCCCGACCGGCTCTACACGGTCACCGGGGGACGCAGCCGGGCCGTGGACTCCTTCGACCTGGTGACCCTCGTCGTCGCCGAGTCCCGGCCCACCACGGGCATGCAGTCGGAGCACGTCCGCATCCTCGAGCTCTGCCGGCACCCCACGGCCGTCGTCGAGATCGCCGCGGAACTCTCCCTCCCCGTCACCGTGGTGCGCATCCTCCTCGACGACCTGCACACCGCGGGCCGGATCACCGCCCGCCACCCCCGGACCGCGGCCGCCGCCGCACTGCCCGACTCCGAGCTGCTGATGGAGGTGCTCCATGGACTCCGTAGGCTCTGA
- a CDS encoding roadblock/LC7 domain-containing protein, with product MQTTDTSLTWLLQRLLEQTPGTRHALALSRDGLKLCWTEHLTLDQADQLAAICSGMQALAQGASIEFGDSTGGVRHSMTEFHGGLLFIVEAGEGAHLAVVASEEADPSVVGHQMTQMVEQIGDHLRAAPRGGAPGGRS from the coding sequence ATGCAGACCACAGACACCAGCCTCACCTGGCTCCTGCAGAGGCTGCTGGAGCAGACCCCCGGAACGCGTCACGCCCTGGCCCTGTCACGGGACGGGCTGAAGCTCTGCTGGACCGAACACCTCACCCTGGACCAGGCGGACCAGCTCGCCGCCATCTGCTCGGGCATGCAGGCCCTGGCCCAGGGGGCGTCCATCGAGTTCGGGGACAGCACCGGGGGCGTGCGGCACTCCATGACCGAGTTCCACGGCGGGCTGCTCTTCATCGTCGAGGCCGGCGAGGGCGCCCATCTCGCCGTGGTCGCCTCGGAGGAGGCCGACCCGAGCGTGGTGGGCCACCAGATGACGCAGATGGTCGAGCAGATCGGCGACCATCTGCGGGCCGCGCCACGGGGCGGGGCGCCCGGGGGGCGGTCATGA
- a CDS encoding MFS transporter, with protein sequence MLGMALAAIDGTIVSTAVPQIVGDLGGFAVFSWLFSGYLLAVTVTLPVYGKLSDTFGRKPVLIAGIVLFLVGSLLCALAWNMGALIAFRIVQGLGGGALQGTVQTIAADLYPLKERPRIQAKLSTVWATSAVAGPVVGGLLAGYADWRWIFLINLPVGALALWLVVRHLHEPARPRPKTRPRIDWAGALAVFATGTLLLTALVQGGVAWPWLSAPSLGLFAASAALAALTVVIERRAAEPIIPGWVWRRRTIASVNLALGAMGLLMVAPTVFLPTYAQSVLGLGPIAAGFVLSVMTLSWPVSAALSDRVYNRIGFRLTAIIGMSAALLVLLAFPLLPYPGEPWQPALIMLLLGAALGLFQLPLIVGVQSTVGWAERGTTTASVLFCRQVGQSVGAAVFGAVANGVLAARLLDAPAPGLPDDLDAVARTLEDPGALSAAATDQLRRAVDAAVDHVYIGAAGAAALALLALVVLAPRRFPVITEPEDRRP encoded by the coding sequence ATGCTCGGCATGGCGCTGGCCGCCATCGACGGCACCATCGTCTCGACCGCCGTCCCGCAGATCGTCGGGGACCTCGGCGGGTTCGCCGTCTTCTCCTGGCTCTTCTCCGGCTATCTGCTCGCCGTCACCGTCACGCTCCCGGTGTACGGGAAGCTCTCCGACACCTTCGGCCGCAAGCCGGTCCTCATCGCCGGGATCGTCCTCTTCCTCGTCGGCTCCCTGCTCTGCGCCCTCGCCTGGAACATGGGCGCGCTCATCGCCTTCCGCATCGTCCAGGGGCTCGGCGGCGGCGCCCTCCAGGGCACCGTCCAGACCATCGCCGCCGACCTCTACCCCCTGAAGGAACGCCCGCGCATCCAGGCCAAGCTGTCCACCGTCTGGGCCACGTCGGCGGTGGCGGGGCCCGTCGTCGGCGGGCTGCTCGCCGGGTACGCCGACTGGCGGTGGATCTTCCTCATCAACCTGCCGGTCGGCGCGCTCGCCCTCTGGCTGGTCGTCCGCCACCTCCACGAGCCCGCACGCCCTCGGCCGAAGACCCGGCCCCGTATCGACTGGGCGGGCGCCCTCGCCGTCTTCGCCACCGGCACCCTGCTGCTCACCGCCCTCGTGCAGGGCGGGGTGGCCTGGCCCTGGCTCTCGGCGCCCTCGCTCGGGCTCTTCGCGGCGAGCGCGGCGCTGGCCGCCCTGACCGTCGTCATCGAGCGGCGCGCGGCCGAACCGATCATCCCCGGGTGGGTCTGGCGCCGCCGCACCATCGCCTCGGTCAACCTGGCGCTGGGCGCGATGGGGCTGCTGATGGTGGCGCCGACCGTCTTCCTCCCCACGTACGCGCAGTCGGTGCTCGGCCTCGGCCCGATCGCCGCCGGTTTCGTGCTCTCCGTGATGACCCTGAGCTGGCCGGTCTCTGCGGCCCTCTCCGACCGGGTCTACAACCGCATCGGCTTCCGCCTCACCGCCATCATCGGCATGAGCGCCGCCCTGCTGGTCCTGCTGGCCTTCCCGCTGCTCCCCTACCCCGGCGAACCCTGGCAGCCCGCCCTGATCATGCTGCTCCTCGGCGCGGCCCTCGGCCTCTTCCAACTCCCCCTGATCGTGGGCGTGCAGTCGACCGTGGGGTGGGCGGAACGGGGTACGACGACGGCGTCCGTCCTCTTCTGCCGCCAGGTCGGCCAGAGCGTCGGGGCGGCCGTCTTCGGCGCCGTCGCCAACGGTGTGCTGGCCGCCCGCCTCCTCGACGCCCCCGCCCCCGGCCTCCCCGACGACCTGGACGCGGTCGCGCGCACCCTGGAGGACCCGGGCGCGCTCTCGGCGGCGGCCACGGACCAGCTGCGCCGGGCGGTGGACGCGGCGGTCGACCACGTCTACATCGGCGCGGCGGGTGCGGCGGCCCTGGCCCTGCTCGCCCTCGTCGTCCTCGCCCCGCGCCGCTTCCCGGTCATCACGGAGCCGGAGGACCGGCGGCCGTAG
- a CDS encoding histidine phosphatase family protein produces MTTTATRYLHLVRHGEATPDESGLTGNGRRQAALLGRRLRGVPFAAVRHGPLPRAEETARLIHAELADGIPLHRTEPAGDYVPHFPRRDELPPESADFFLRFLEGTTPEEQEQGAALARRALDLFTGPVEGEGEEDRHELVVTHNFLVAWLVRDAMHAPAWRWLGLNHANAALTVIRYAPGRPATVLLSNDMRHLPADLRWTGFPPEPHI; encoded by the coding sequence ATGACGACCACCGCCACCCGCTACCTCCACCTCGTCCGGCACGGCGAGGCCACCCCGGACGAGTCCGGGCTGACCGGGAACGGCCGCCGCCAGGCCGCCCTCCTCGGCCGGCGCCTCCGGGGCGTCCCGTTCGCGGCCGTCCGCCACGGCCCGCTCCCCCGGGCGGAGGAGACCGCGCGCCTGATCCACGCCGAACTGGCCGACGGCATCCCCCTCCACCGCACGGAGCCGGCCGGGGACTACGTCCCCCACTTCCCTCGCAGGGACGAACTCCCTCCGGAATCAGCCGACTTCTTCCTCCGCTTCCTCGAAGGGACCACCCCCGAGGAGCAGGAGCAGGGCGCCGCCCTGGCCCGCCGGGCGCTGGACCTGTTCACCGGCCCGGTCGAGGGTGAGGGCGAGGAGGACCGTCACGAGCTGGTCGTCACCCACAACTTCCTGGTCGCCTGGCTCGTACGGGACGCCATGCACGCCCCCGCGTGGCGCTGGCTCGGCCTCAACCACGCCAACGCCGCCCTGACCGTCATCCGGTACGCGCCCGGCCGCCCCGCCACCGTCCTGCTGTCCAACGACATGCGCCACCTCCCCGCCGACCTGCGCTGGACCGGCTTCCCGCCCGAGCCGCACATCTGA
- a CDS encoding ABC transporter ATP-binding protein, with protein MTSAVTIPRHGGTGGRTAVAARARQVVKAYGSGETRVVALDHVDVDIARGQFTAIMGPSGSGKSTLMHCLAGLDTVTSGEIFLDETEITKLKDKKLTQLRRDRIGFIFQAFNLLPTLNAIENITLPMDIAGRKPDAEWLRQVVETVGLAERLKHRPTQLSGGQQQRVAVARALAAKPDIIFGDEPTGNLDSRAGAEVLSFLRRSVDELGQTIVMVTHDPVAASYADRVLYLADGSIVDEMYDPTADQVLDRMKHFDARGRTS; from the coding sequence GTGACATCGGCTGTAACCATTCCCAGGCACGGGGGCACTGGAGGGCGTACGGCCGTCGCGGCGCGAGCGCGGCAGGTCGTCAAGGCGTACGGCAGCGGGGAGACCCGGGTCGTCGCGCTCGACCATGTCGACGTGGACATCGCCCGCGGGCAGTTCACGGCGATCATGGGCCCGTCCGGCTCCGGCAAGTCGACGCTGATGCACTGCCTGGCCGGTCTCGACACGGTGACGTCGGGCGAGATCTTCCTCGACGAGACCGAGATCACCAAGCTCAAGGACAAGAAGCTCACCCAGCTCCGGCGCGACCGGATCGGCTTCATCTTCCAGGCGTTCAACCTGCTCCCGACGCTCAACGCGATCGAGAACATCACGCTGCCCATGGACATCGCGGGCCGCAAGCCCGACGCCGAGTGGCTGCGCCAGGTCGTGGAGACCGTCGGGCTCGCGGAGCGCCTCAAGCACCGCCCCACCCAGCTCTCCGGCGGTCAGCAGCAGCGCGTGGCGGTCGCCCGGGCGCTCGCCGCCAAGCCGGACATCATCTTCGGTGACGAGCCCACCGGAAATCTCGACTCCCGGGCCGGCGCCGAAGTCCTCTCCTTCCTCCGCAGGTCGGTCGACGAGCTGGGCCAGACCATCGTCATGGTCACCCACGACCCCGTCGCCGCCTCCTACGCGGACCGGGTCCTCTATCTCGCCGACGGCTCCATCGTCGACGAGATGTACGACCCGACGGCGGACCAGGTCCTCGACCGCATGAAGCACTTCGACGCCCGTGGGCGGACGTCATGA